From Pseudochaenichthys georgianus chromosome 11, fPseGeo1.2, whole genome shotgun sequence, a single genomic window includes:
- the eya3 gene encoding eyes absent homolog 3 — protein MHFLLKCQTFNEEFSSYTSLGQSQFAQYYALPPSYTPAGLPSSEDPGAALGAAGYSAIKSEQAASAGLPPRDASPPENLPAGAALPTSVALPPRARDQDEVGRRNSVGKSKGKGKRPDSSPPADTDLERIFLWDLDETIIIFHSLLTGSYAQKFGKEPATVLNLGLQMKELIFELADTHLFFNDLEECDQVHVEDVASDDNGQELSTYNFLADGFNGASGGGTSGGTTGVQGGVEWMRKLAFRYRRLKEIYNNYKGNVGGLLSPLKGELLLRLQSEIENVTDAWLSTALKSLLLIQSRGKCMNVLVTTTQLVPALAKVLLYGLGDVFPIENIYSATKIGKESCFERIVSRFGKKVTYVVIGDGRDEEFAAKQHNMPFWRISNHGDLVSLHQALELDFL, from the exons ATGCACTTCCTCCTGAAGTGCCAAACATTCAACGAA GAGTTCAGCAGCTACACCTCTCTGGGACAGAGTCAGTTCGCGCAGTACTACGCTCTGCCTCCCAGCTACACCCCCGCCGGGCTGCCCAGCAGCGAGGACCCTGGGGCCGCTTTGGGAGCGGCCGGATATTCAGCGATAAAGTCAGAGCAAGCCGCCTCTGCAGGTTTACCTCCCAGAG ATGCGTCCCCTCCAGAAAACCTCCCAGCTGGGGCAGCCCTCCCCACCAGTgtggccctcccccccagagcCAGAGACCAGGACGAGGTTGGACGCAGGAACTCAGTAGGCAAATCCAAAGGGAAGGGCAAGAGGCCCGATAGCTCCCCGCCTGCTGACACCGACCTGGAG CGCATTTTTCTCTGGGATCTGGATGAGACCATTATTATATTCCACTCACTGCTCACCGGATCCTACGCACAGAAGTTTGGCAAG GAACCAGCCACAGTGCTGAACCTGGGCCTGCAGATGAAGGAGCTGATCTTCGAGCTGGCAGACACCCACCTCTTCTTCAACGACCTGGAG GAATGTGATCAAGTCCATGTGGAGGATGTTGCCTCTGATGACAACGGACAGGAGCTGAG TACCTACAACTTCTTGGCGGATGGCTTTAACGGGGCCAGTGGTGGGGGGACGTCAGGAGGCACCACAGGGGTGCAGGGGGGCGTGGAGTGGATGAGGAAACTGGCCTTCCGCTACCGCCGGCTAAAAGAGATCTACAATAACTATAAAGGGAATGTTGGAG GCCTGTTGAGCCCGCTGAAGGGGGAGCTGCTCCTCCGGCTGCAGAGTGAGATCGAGAACGTTACAGATGCCTGGCTCAGCACGGCGCTCAAGTCTCTGCTGCTCATCCAGTCCAG GGGGAAGTGTATGAATGTGTTGGTCACCACCACTCAGCTGGTGCCAGCTCTGGCCAAGGTGCTGCTGTACGGCCTGGGAGACGTCTTCCCCATCGAGAACATCTACAGTGCCACTAAAATAG GTAAAGAGAGTTGCTTTGAAAGGATCGTCTCTCGCTTTGGAAAGAAAGTGACGTACGTGGTGATAGGTGACGGTCGAGATGAGGAGTTTGCAGCAAAACAG CACAACATGCCTTTCTGGCGGATCTCCAATCACGGAGACCTCGTGTCCCTGCACCAAGCGCTGGAGCTGGACTTCTTGTAA